CGGCCAATGCCCTGCCAGACATTCCTGAGACCGGCAAATGACAGGCCAAAGCTGTCCGTCATCTGCGGGCCGTCCACCACCTGCACCACATCGGGATGGTCGTGCAGATGCTCGCCCACGCCAGGCAGATGGTGGACGACATCGATGCCCAGCTGCTGCAGATGCTCACCCGGACCGATGCCCGAGAGCATCAGCAGCTGCGGCGACTGCAGTGCGCCAGCGCAGAGCAGGACCTCGCGTCGGCAGAGCAGTTGCCTGACATGCCCTCCCTGCACATATTCCACGCCAACAGCCTTGCGTCCGTCCATCAGAACCCGCTGCACCTGGGCTGAGGTGATGATTTCCAGATTGGACCGGCTGCCGCGCACCGGCGTCAGATAGGCCTTGGCCGCACTGCAGCGCTCGCCCTTGTGGTGCGTGACCTGATACAGACCCACGCCTTCCTGAGCTGCGCCGTTGAAGTCCGGGTTGTGCGCATGACCGGCCTGCACGCCCGCCCGCACAAAGGCCTGGGCCAGTGGATTCGGGTCGCAGAGATCGGAGACATGCAAGGGACCGCTGGCACCATGCAGCGCATCCGCGCCGCGTGTATTGCATTCGGCCTTCAGGAAATAAGGCAGAACATCGCTCCAGCCCCAGTCTGGATTACCCTGAGCGCTCCAATATTCATAGTCCGCAGGCTGGCCACGCAGATAGATCATGGCATTGATGGAACTGGATCCGCCCATCACCTTGCCGCGCGGCTGGTAGCCCCGTCGGCCACCGAGTCCAGGCTGCGGCACCGTGCTCATGGCCCAGTTGTAGTTTTTCTGCTTGGCCATCAGCGCCAGCCCTGCGGGGCAGTGGATGAGCACGCTTGTGTCTTCGCCGCCAGCCTCCAGCAAGGTCACGCTGACCTGCGGGTTCTCGCTGAGCCTGGCTGCCAGCACCGCACCAGCGGAGCCGCCTCCCACCACCAGATAGTCACGCATGTCCGCACTCCTTTTGCCGCAAATTCTGACCAGAGGTCTGGGACGGCGAAACGCGGAAAAACACGGTCGTGCAGAAAAAACACTGTCATCGTGATGACTCCTAACACGCCAACCATGTCCGACTAGGGTCAAACCCGGTCAGAACCGGGATAACATTTTCCCGTTCAAACGCACTTATCTGAATGGAGACAAAAATATGGCAATCCAAACCGTAGGCATCATCGGCGCGGGCACCATGGGCAATGGCATTGCGCAGGCTTGCGCCGTATCGGGCATCGACGTGGTGATGGTGGACATCTCCGACGCCGCCGTGCAAAAAGGCCTGGCCACCGTGGCCGGCAGCCTGGACCGCCTGATCAAGAAGGAAAAGATCAGCGAAGCCGACAAGAGCGCAGCGCTGGCACGCATCAAGACCTCGACCAGCTACGACGATCTGAAGTCGGCCCAGCTGGTGATCGAAGCCGCCACCGAGAACTACGAGCTCAAGGTCAAGATCCTCAAGCAGCTCGATACCCTGCTGGCACAGGACGTGATCGTTGCCACCAACACCTCGTCCATCTCCATCACCCAGCTGGCGGCCGCCACCACGCGTGCCGACAAGTTCATCGGCATGCATTTCTTCAACCCCGTGCCCATGATGGCCCTGGTGGAGATCATCCGCGGCCTGCAGACCAGCGACGCCACCCACGATGCCGTCAAGGCCCTGTCGGAAAAACTGGGCAAGTCGCCCATCACCGTCAAGAACGCTCCCGGCTTTGTGGTCAACCGCATTCTGGTGCCCATGATCAACGAGGCCTTCCAGGTGCTCAGCGAAGGCACAGCCTCGGCCGAGGACATCGACGCCGGCATGAAGCTGGGCTGCAACCAGCCGATTGGCCCGCTGGCCCTGGCCGACATGATCGGTCTGGACGTCTGCCTGGCCGTGATGGAGGTCTACCTCAAGGAATTCGGCGACAGCAAGTACCGCCCCTGCTTCCTGCTGCGCGAAATGGTGGCCGCCGGCCGTCTGGGCCGCAAGACCGGCCAGGGTGTTTACACCTACTAAATCGCAGGCCTTCAGGTCTTGTGCGCGACTGCGGCGGCTGCGACAGCCGTCTAAGGTTGCAGCAGGAGACCTGCCATGCAAATCGACCAGCCCAGCCCTCCGCCCGAGGGCTGCATTTCTTGTGAAGTCCGCGGCCATGTGCTGCTGATAGGCATCAACCGTCCGGCCAAGCGCAATGGCTGGACGCCGGCCATGTTCCAGCAACTGGGAGAGGCCTATACCCGGCTCGACGACGAGCCCGGACTGCGCGTGGGCCTGCTCCATGCTTTCGGCGAACATTTCACGGCGGGACTGGATCTGCCCGTCATCGCCGAGTTCATGAAAAGCGGCCAGAAGGTCATCCCTGCGGGTCTCGTGGAGCCTCATGACTATGGCCTGCCCGGCTACCGCCGCCGCACCAAGCCCATGGTCGCCGCCGTCAAGGGCATCTGCTTTACCGTCGGCATAGAACTGATGCTGGGCGCCGATATCGTCGTCGCGGCCGACAGCAGCCGCTTTGCACAGATGGAAGTGCAGCGCTGCATCATGCCCACGGGCGGCGCCACGCTGCGCATGCCCGAGCGCGCCGGCGTGGGCAATGCCATGCTGCATCTGCTGACCGGCGACGCCTTCGACGCGGCCGAGGCCTTGCGCTGCCACTTTGTGCAAAAAGTCGTGCCTGCGGGCCAGGAACTGGACGAGGCTTTTCGCATTGCCGAGCGCATTGCCGCCCAGGCGCCGCAGGCCGTGGTGGCCACACGCCTCAATGTCCTCAAGGCCATAGAGCTGGGCCAGGCCGCCGCCGTGGCCGACTTCATCCCCGTGCAGCAGCGCCTGGCCAACAGCGAGGACGCCGCCGAAGGGGTGCGCTCCTTCGTCGAGAAACGCCCAGCACGTTTTACCGGTCGTTAATCCCAAGTCCAAGAGGTGATGATGAGTTTGAAGTCTTTTACGCGCAAAACGCTTGTGCCATTTGCGCTGACAGCTATGGTTTCTGCGGTCCATGCACAGGCTGCCGCTCCCGCGTTGCCCGACCCGGCCAGCACCAGCGTGCAGGCCATGGGCTGGATGCAGGGCTTTCCGCCCGCTGCCGACAAGCTCATCACCTTCGACAACCCCCTGGGCAATACCTTTCCGCGCAATCGCTGGACCTTCTCGCATATCCGCGAAATCACGCCCACGGCCAATGTCTGGCGTGGCCCTGGCGCGCCCAGCGCCCTGCGCTCGGCTCCGGTCGACATCGAGCAAGTGCGCTTCAAGGTCATGGGTACAGGCGAGGAGCTGAGCTTTGCCCAGGCACTGGATCGCAACTACACCGACGGCATTCTCGTCATGCACAAGGGCCGCGTGATCTATGAGAAATATCTGGGCGCGCTGGAGCCGCAGCGCCCGCACCTGGCCATGTCGGTCACCAAGTCCTTTGTCGGCACCCTGGCCGCCCTGCTGGCCCATGAAGGCATCATCAAGCCCGAGGCACCGGTGACCGACTATCTGCCCGAGATGAAGAACACCGCCTATGGCGACGCCACGGTGCGCCAGGTGATGGACATGACGATTGGCGTGAAGTACTCCGAGAACTACGCCGATCCCAAGGCCGAAGTCTGGGACTACGCCCGCGCCGGCGGCATGATGCCCCAGGGCAAGGACTATGCCGGGCCCAGGAGCTTCTACGAATTCCTGCAGACCCTGCAGAAAGAGGGCGAGCATGACCAGGGATTTGCCTACAAGACGGTCAACGCCGAAGTCCTGGCCTGGATCGTGCGCCGCGCCAGCGGCAAGCCTCTGGCCCAGTTGCTGTCCGAGCGCATCTGGAGCCGCATCGGTGCCGAGCAGGACGCCTACTTCATGGTGGATCGCATAGGCACCGAATCGGGCGGCGGCGGCCTCAACACCACGCTGCGCGACCTGGCTCGCTTCGGCGAGCTGATGCGCAACGAAGGCCGCTCCGCCAGCGGCCAGCAGGTGCTTCCCAGGGCCGTGGTCCAGGACATCCGCCGCGGCGCCGACCCCGCCAAGTTCGTGAAGGCCGGTTATGCCACGCTGCCCGGCTGGTCGTATCGCAATATGTGGTGGGTCTCGCACAACCCCAACGGGGCCTATATGGCACGCGGCATTCACGGTCAGGCCATCTATATCGACCCCAAGGCCCAGATGGTGGTGGTGCGCTATGCCTCCCACCCGATTGCAGGCAATGCGGGCATAGACCCGACCAGCCTGCCCATGTACCAGGCTCTGGCCGATGCGCTGACCGCCCGTTAGTCACGGGACAGCTTCAGCCGCGACAGGCTCCGCTCACGGAGCCTGTTTGCATTGCACCGGACCTCTGCACTGCCTCCTGCGGCTTGGTGATCTGCAAATTAAATTGCACACAATTTAATTGTCTGCAATAATTCAACCCATGCGATCCGATGACGACCTTCTCCCCGACAGCTCCGAGCTGCTGCGCCTGGACAATCAGGTCTGCTTTGCGCTGTACTCGGCATCGCTGGCCATGACCAAGCTCTACAAACCCTTGCTGGATGCCATAGGCCTGACTTACCCTCAGTACCTGGTCATGCTGGTACTCTGGGAAGGCGACCAGCTCACGGTCTCGGAACTGGGCGAACGTCTTTATCTGGATTCAGGCACGCTGACTCCCTTGCTCAAGCGACTGGAGAGCGCAGGCCTGCTGGCACGCCAGCGCGATGCACAGGACGAGCGCCGCGTGCGCATCGCCCTCACAGATACCGGCCGGGCGCTGCGCGCCGAGGCCGAAAAAATACCTGCCTGCGTGCTGCAGAGCACGCAGTGCACCCTGCCCGAGCTGCAGGCCCTTACGGGCCAGCTCGGCACACTGCGTGCACGGCTGGCACCGCGCCGCAGCCACTCCGGCTGATACCGGGGTGACGATTTCCTCCACCCGCCCGCATTGCCGGGCAATCTCGCAAAGGAAGACACCATGGCCCAACTCGACAAGGTTCTCTACACCGCCCACGCCCACACCACCGGCGGCCGCGAAGGCGCTTCGCGCACCGATGATGGCCGTCTGGACATCCAGCTGAGCTCGCCCGGCGGCGCCGGCAAGGGCACCAACCCCGAGCAGCTGTTTGCCGCCGGTTACTCCGCCTGCTTTATCGGCGCCATGAAGGCTGTGGCCGCTCGCCAGAAGCTGACCTTGCCTGCCGACCTGTCGGTAGACGCAGAAGTCGATCTGGGCCCCGTGGGCGAAGTGTTCGGTATCGCCGTGCGCATGAAGATCAGCCTGCCCGGCATGGACAAGGCTGCGGCCCAGCAACTGGTGGACGCCGCTCACCAGGTCTGCCCCTACTCCAACGCCACGCGCGGCAATATCGGCGTGACGCTGACCATCGCCTAAAGCAGCTCAGGCCACAGGGCACCGGGCGCTGCAACATAGCGCCCGGTGTCCAGTTTGAAGACGCCTTCAAGCGTCAGCGGCCCGGCAATATCGGCCGTTGCATAGCGGGCCAGCGCCAGCTGCCTCACCTCGAAGACCGGCAAGTCCTGGCTCAGCGCCAGCAACTTGTCCACAGCCTCTCGCAGCGGTAGTCGCCTCGCATAGTGGCCCAGGGTCACATGGGGTACATAGCGCCAGCCCGGCGCGGGCTCCACGGGCACCAGCGCCGTATGCAGGCGCTGCAAGCATTCCTGCCCCCGCCCAATGCCCAGATAAGGCACGGTGGTGAAGCTGCCAGCCCTCGCGACTTGCACGGAAAAAGGGCGCAGCCGCAGGCTTTGCAGCATGGCAACATCGGCGCGCAGCGCCAGCCGGTCATATTCCCGCGCCGCATGCTCGTCCCCTCCCCCGCACAGCCCCCTATAGGCCAGCGTGATATGTGGCTGGCGCGCATGGCGCGGCAGCAAGGCATCACCAAGTCTGGATCTGGCCTGCTGCAGCAAGGACTCCAGGTCAGGGCCTTGCAGCATCACCACCCAGACGGCGCACCAGGGGCAGCCTTTGTGCCACTCGGCAAAATCCCGGTCCTCGCAGGGCTGTGAAAGTTCTTCGCTCTCTTGCATGCGGGCAGTGTGCCAGCTTCGGCCGTATGCACAGCACCTGGAAATTTTTCCCATTTTTCAGGCCGTAAAGCCAGGCCTGTCAAATGGATACAGCTATCAAATCAAAAGCAATCTTGCCGGCGTATGCGCAACCCCGTCCGACCTGGACTGGCCTGTTTGGGCCTGACAATGCAGGAATGAGCGATACACAAGACCCCTCTCACCCCTATGCGGACCTCACGCCGGACTGCGTGATCGATGCGCTGTGCAGCACGGGCCTTGTGCCGGATGGACGGCTGACGGCGCTGAGCTCCTATGAAAACCGAGTCTATCTGGCCCACCAGGACGAGGGCGACAAGATCGTCGCCAAGTTCTATCGCCCCGGCCGCTGGAGCCGTGCCCAGATCGAGGAAGAGCACGCTTTTTCCCAGGAGTTGGCGGACGGGGAGGTTCCCGTGGTTGCGCCGCTGGTGCTGCAAGGACAGACGGTGCACGAACATGCGGGCTTTCTGTTCAGCATCAGTCCCTGGCGCGGTGGACGCCGCCCCGAGCTGGACGACTGGGAGGTACTGGAATGGACAGGCCGCTTTCTGGCCCGCATCCACACCGTGGGGGCCGCCCAGCCCTTCACGCATCGCCCTGCGCTGAACCTGAAAAGCTTTGGCTACGAATCCATGCACTATCTGCTCGAACATGAGGTCGTGGCGCTCGAAGTGCGCAGCCGCTGGCAGCAGGCTTGCGACAAAGCTCTTTCATTGATAGCACCATCCGCAGATGGGTTAAGCGCTGCAGGCCATTTTGGCTTGCATTCTGCGACGCAGATTCGGCTGCATGGCGACTGCCACCCGGGAAACATTCTCTGGACGCCGCTGGATGACGAAGGCCACGGCGGCCCGCATTTTGTCGATCTGGACGATGCACGCAGCGGTCCCGCCGTGCAGGATCTGTGGATGCTGCTGTCGGGCGACCGTGGCCAGCAGACCCAGCAGTTGTCGGCCCTGCTCGAAGGCTATGAGCAGTTCCGCAGCTTCGACCGGCGCGAGCTGGCGTTGATCGAACCACTGCGCACCTTGCGCCTGCTGCATTACAGCGCCTGGCTGGCGCGCCGCTGGCAGGACCCGATCTTTGCCATCAACTTCCCCTGGTTCGGCAGCACCGACTACTGGCAGGGCCAGGTGGGCATGCTGAACGAACAGATCGAAGCCATGCAGCAGGAGCCGCTCTACGCGTAGGGCAGCCGATGCCTGCAAAGAACTAGCAGCGCCCCTGCAAACGGCATTCGGGCACGAGCTGCCCACGTGCATCGCGCCATTGCACGGCATCGCCACTCTGCGCGGGGGCCGGCTGCGGCGCGGGCTGCGCCTGCGGTGCCTGCGGGCGATTGGGGTCATGCAGCACGGTGGAGGATCCCACCCCGACACCCACGCTGGCACCGCCCACACCGGTGGACGCGCCGACGCCGGCACTACCCAGAACCTGCCCGCGCTGGTTGACGCCTACGCCCACACCGACAGGCCCGACACCCGTGCCAACGCCTGCGCTGAGACCGCCGCTGCCGAGACCCACGCCCACGGAAAACGGCCCCACCGGAATCCCGACGCCCACTCCGGCCCCGACGGAGCCGCAGGCGGGCAAGGCCAGCACCAGAGCAGCGGCGCAGACCGTACTCAGGATTCTGTGATGACCGGGCTTGATGGTGACTGGCATGGAATTCATCTCACTGACGTTTGACAGCCGCATTGTCACCGGCCGTGCCTGCAAAAAGGTTATCAATCAGTAGCTCGACCAGTGGCTTGAGAGCCAGCTTCTGAGAGCCCTCGGAGGCCAGCAGGTTGTTGTGCACCAGCGCCATCCAGAACGGGCTGGCCAGCAACTGGGCACTGCGGCTGACCGAGCGGGTCCTGAGCTCCCCCTCTTTCACGGCCAGCGCCAGCAAGTCCTGCACATAGTTCTGCCAGGCATCAAAAGCCAGCTCTTTGTACAGTCTGCCCAGCTCGGGCGCATGCTGGGCCTCGCTGAGCACCAGGCGTGCCAGCATGCCGCGCTCGCTGCTGTCCACGGCCTCCAGCGTCGGCAGCAGACTGCGGCGCAGAAAGGCACGCACCGTCTCGCCCTTGCGGCGCCTGAGCGGTTGATAGACGGTCGAATGCCGCAGCGCATGCTCCACCACGCCCCGCAGCAACTCGTCCTTGGAGGGGTAGTAGAGATACAGCGTGCCCTTGGCCACCTGCGCGCGGCAGGCAATGCGCTCCATGGTGCTGCGGGCCACGCCGCACTCCACGAACTCGGCCAGTGCGGCCTCCGCAATCTGCTGACGCGTCTGTGCCGTCTTGTCGAGACTCGGGCCACGCGTGCGCCGCTGACGCTTTGCCTGGGTGCCGATATCCGGGTCTGCGCAAGGGGCAGCCGCTGCGCCATTCGCCATGCGCTGAAATCCTTTTCTAGAATTCATAAAATTGACCAAATAGTCATTTTTAATAATTCTAGGTCAAGCCGACTTGCCCACACCGGACATGCGGATGACTGCCCCACCAATGCTTTCCCAATGCAATCCCGTCTGAGTCCCTATGCCTGGGTGTGCTTTTCCATGTGCGTCGGCGTCATGGGAACGGCGCTTGCCAGCCCGCTCTACCCGCTCTACCAGCAGGCCTGGGGGCTGCAGCCCAGCCATATCACGCAAATTTTCGTGACCTATATGCTGGGCGCCTTGATCAGCCTGCTGTTTCTGGGCCGTCTGACCAACCTCTTCGGTTTTCTCAAAGTGCTGCGCCTGGGACTGATGGTGATGACCGTGGGCGTCATCGGCTCGGCCCTGTCCTGGAATGCCTGGAGCCTGGGTGCTTCCCGCTTCATCATCGGCCTGGCCTCGGGCCTGATCACCACCTCGGCCTCCATAGGCATGACCCAACTCAACAACAAGGGGGACCTGCAGCGTGCGGCTGCGACCACCAGCCTGACGATTGCCTTCGGCTTCGGCCTGGGGCCCGTGGTGGGCGGCCTGATGGCGCAATGGGTGCCATTCCCCCTGGTCAGCAGCTATCTGCCGCCCATCGCACTGAGCTTTCTGGGCATCCATGCACTGTTCAAGATCCAGCTACCGGCGGCCAGTACGCCCGTCCACAACGCACCCGGCCTGACGCTGAAAGATGTTCTGCCCAGCATCTCACAGCCGCGCAAGCCTTTTCTCTATCACTATGCGCTGGGCTGCATGGCGGCGTTTTCCGCCTTCGGCATGTTCAGCCTGTTTGCTGCCATGGCCCCCAGCTTCATGGCCCAGATGCTGCCCTGGCATGGACCTGCGGTCTCGGGCCTGTCCATCGGCGTCATCCTGTTTCTGTCGGCCGGCATCCAGCTGATCGCCCGGCCCTATCCCACCAAGCGACTGATCATCATCGGCTTCTTCGCCCTGGCGGCGACCAATGCCCTGCTGGTTCTCAATCTGTTTGCCGGCTCGCCATGGCTGTTCGCACTGAGTGTGCTGAGCATGTCCTGCGGACATGCACTGTGCAATCTGTCGGGCATGGCCGTGGTCAACAAGGTCTCCAAACCCGTCAACCGCACAGGCCTGCTGTCCACCTATCTGGTCGCGGGCTATGTGGGCACCATCGTCCCCATCCTGGGCATGGGCTGGCTGTCCGACCATATCGGGCTGACGGGCGCATTGATAGCCTTCTGTGCCTGTCTGGGTCTGCTGTCGGCGCTGCTGGGCGTCATCAGCGCACGGGCACGCGTGCTGCCCGTGCCGCGCCAGTAGGCCTGGCTATCTGAAATGCGGGCCGGCTCCCTGCGCCGCCAGACAGTCATGGTCGTTGCGCAGCGGGCAGGCCTGCAGAGACAGGCAGCCGCAGCCTATGCAGGAGTCGAGCTGATCCCTGAGCAGGGTCAGCATCGCGATGCGTGCATCGAGCTGTGCCTGCCAATGCAAGGACAGGCGGCTCCAGTCGGCCTTGCCGGGCACGCGGTTGG
This region of Comamonas thiooxydans genomic DNA includes:
- a CDS encoding MFS transporter, whose product is MQSRLSPYAWVCFSMCVGVMGTALASPLYPLYQQAWGLQPSHITQIFVTYMLGALISLLFLGRLTNLFGFLKVLRLGLMVMTVGVIGSALSWNAWSLGASRFIIGLASGLITTSASIGMTQLNNKGDLQRAAATTSLTIAFGFGLGPVVGGLMAQWVPFPLVSSYLPPIALSFLGIHALFKIQLPAASTPVHNAPGLTLKDVLPSISQPRKPFLYHYALGCMAAFSAFGMFSLFAAMAPSFMAQMLPWHGPAVSGLSIGVILFLSAGIQLIARPYPTKRLIIIGFFALAATNALLVLNLFAGSPWLFALSVLSMSCGHALCNLSGMAVVNKVSKPVNRTGLLSTYLVAGYVGTIVPILGMGWLSDHIGLTGALIAFCACLGLLSALLGVISARARVLPVPRQ
- a CDS encoding crotonase/enoyl-CoA hydratase family protein yields the protein MQIDQPSPPPEGCISCEVRGHVLLIGINRPAKRNGWTPAMFQQLGEAYTRLDDEPGLRVGLLHAFGEHFTAGLDLPVIAEFMKSGQKVIPAGLVEPHDYGLPGYRRRTKPMVAAVKGICFTVGIELMLGADIVVAADSSRFAQMEVQRCIMPTGGATLRMPERAGVGNAMLHLLTGDAFDAAEALRCHFVQKVVPAGQELDEAFRIAERIAAQAPQAVVATRLNVLKAIELGQAAAVADFIPVQQRLANSEDAAEGVRSFVEKRPARFTGR
- a CDS encoding MarR family winged helix-turn-helix transcriptional regulator, which gives rise to MRSDDDLLPDSSELLRLDNQVCFALYSASLAMTKLYKPLLDAIGLTYPQYLVMLVLWEGDQLTVSELGERLYLDSGTLTPLLKRLESAGLLARQRDAQDERRVRIALTDTGRALRAEAEKIPACVLQSTQCTLPELQALTGQLGTLRARLAPRRSHSG
- a CDS encoding 2'-5' RNA ligase family protein yields the protein MQESEELSQPCEDRDFAEWHKGCPWCAVWVVMLQGPDLESLLQQARSRLGDALLPRHARQPHITLAYRGLCGGGDEHAAREYDRLALRADVAMLQSLRLRPFSVQVARAGSFTTVPYLGIGRGQECLQRLHTALVPVEPAPGWRYVPHVTLGHYARRLPLREAVDKLLALSQDLPVFEVRQLALARYATADIAGPLTLEGVFKLDTGRYVAAPGALWPELL
- a CDS encoding TetR/AcrR family transcriptional regulator, with product MANGAAAAPCADPDIGTQAKRQRRTRGPSLDKTAQTRQQIAEAALAEFVECGVARSTMERIACRAQVAKGTLYLYYPSKDELLRGVVEHALRHSTVYQPLRRRKGETVRAFLRRSLLPTLEAVDSSERGMLARLVLSEAQHAPELGRLYKELAFDAWQNYVQDLLALAVKEGELRTRSVSRSAQLLASPFWMALVHNNLLASEGSQKLALKPLVELLIDNLFAGTAGDNAAVKRQ
- a CDS encoding serine hydrolase is translated as MSLKSFTRKTLVPFALTAMVSAVHAQAAAPALPDPASTSVQAMGWMQGFPPAADKLITFDNPLGNTFPRNRWTFSHIREITPTANVWRGPGAPSALRSAPVDIEQVRFKVMGTGEELSFAQALDRNYTDGILVMHKGRVIYEKYLGALEPQRPHLAMSVTKSFVGTLAALLAHEGIIKPEAPVTDYLPEMKNTAYGDATVRQVMDMTIGVKYSENYADPKAEVWDYARAGGMMPQGKDYAGPRSFYEFLQTLQKEGEHDQGFAYKTVNAEVLAWIVRRASGKPLAQLLSERIWSRIGAEQDAYFMVDRIGTESGGGGLNTTLRDLARFGELMRNEGRSASGQQVLPRAVVQDIRRGADPAKFVKAGYATLPGWSYRNMWWVSHNPNGAYMARGIHGQAIYIDPKAQMVVVRYASHPIAGNAGIDPTSLPMYQALADALTAR
- a CDS encoding serine/threonine protein kinase — encoded protein: MSDTQDPSHPYADLTPDCVIDALCSTGLVPDGRLTALSSYENRVYLAHQDEGDKIVAKFYRPGRWSRAQIEEEHAFSQELADGEVPVVAPLVLQGQTVHEHAGFLFSISPWRGGRRPELDDWEVLEWTGRFLARIHTVGAAQPFTHRPALNLKSFGYESMHYLLEHEVVALEVRSRWQQACDKALSLIAPSADGLSAAGHFGLHSATQIRLHGDCHPGNILWTPLDDEGHGGPHFVDLDDARSGPAVQDLWMLLSGDRGQQTQQLSALLEGYEQFRSFDRRELALIEPLRTLRLLHYSAWLARRWQDPIFAINFPWFGSTDYWQGQVGMLNEQIEAMQQEPLYA
- a CDS encoding organic hydroperoxide resistance protein, with the protein product MAQLDKVLYTAHAHTTGGREGASRTDDGRLDIQLSSPGGAGKGTNPEQLFAAGYSACFIGAMKAVAARQKLTLPADLSVDAEVDLGPVGEVFGIAVRMKISLPGMDKAAAQQLVDAAHQVCPYSNATRGNIGVTLTIA
- a CDS encoding GMC family oxidoreductase, translating into MRDYLVVGGGSAGAVLAARLSENPQVSVTLLEAGGEDTSVLIHCPAGLALMAKQKNYNWAMSTVPQPGLGGRRGYQPRGKVMGGSSSINAMIYLRGQPADYEYWSAQGNPDWGWSDVLPYFLKAECNTRGADALHGASGPLHVSDLCDPNPLAQAFVRAGVQAGHAHNPDFNGAAQEGVGLYQVTHHKGERCSAAKAYLTPVRGSRSNLEIITSAQVQRVLMDGRKAVGVEYVQGGHVRQLLCRREVLLCAGALQSPQLLMLSGIGPGEHLQQLGIDVVHHLPGVGEHLHDHPDVVQVVDGPQMTDSFGLSFAGLRNVWQGIGRWRHERRGMLTSNFAEAGGFIRSRPQEPVPDLQLHFVVGKLVDHGRKTLLGHGYSCHVCLLQPRSRGRVRLASADAAIMPLIDPAFFAEADDMQRMVRGVRRMREILGQPALARFEGRELEHSAGARSDEEIEQFIRNYADTIYHPVGSCRMGPGAQDVVDARLRVHGVQGLRVVDASVMPRIVSGNTNAPTIMIAEKAADLIKAEC
- a CDS encoding 3-hydroxybutyryl-CoA dehydrogenase, whose product is MAIQTVGIIGAGTMGNGIAQACAVSGIDVVMVDISDAAVQKGLATVAGSLDRLIKKEKISEADKSAALARIKTSTSYDDLKSAQLVIEAATENYELKVKILKQLDTLLAQDVIVATNTSSISITQLAAATTRADKFIGMHFFNPVPMMALVEIIRGLQTSDATHDAVKALSEKLGKSPITVKNAPGFVVNRILVPMINEAFQVLSEGTASAEDIDAGMKLGCNQPIGPLALADMIGLDVCLAVMEVYLKEFGDSKYRPCFLLREMVAAGRLGRKTGQGVYTY